Proteins from one Thalassophryne amazonica chromosome 20, fThaAma1.1, whole genome shotgun sequence genomic window:
- the LOC117502357 gene encoding gasdermin-E-like isoform X1, producing the protein MFSKATAKFVRQIDPEGSLIHVSRLNDSHKLVPMSLVVKRNRFWFWQKPKYQPTDFKLSDLLQGDKALSPVVSETEFLTYQGTYGDKLSGKLDTEVGVASVTVEGQGSSKLHSSFGKLKKEELEVKKLLLDSKDRLVDMGHVLVQQLEKRADILAVVKERIITTIPCSVTETKQDQCSLQGVLALVGTLGSTVKVCLRDSNDMHMDSDVSLEIPPGTVIAYSILELEIKKDGHYDLCLQPGAIGGFEGDSGTSSPSYDAFNYVHQVDGLEWNEQELPEKISLKALQNVAESPEMDLSLLAELPESTRSDLFQKLKETMRDRVTLSYVEYELEEWCRGKAFDMTNQEDLSVSQKTTASAVLDLLHPIANSDNEKGESGVPAYLFSAHLLVSALEELPDESLSLLSESCPEFLEAVDTLRCRLEDKDLDLSIHSLPVMLQDDRNFELANQLLSTTNVMLRRETDRLWVEKGDKPGVPALVLYISIHGLSILCCGQKQ; encoded by the exons ATGTTTTCCAAAGCCACTGCTAAATTCGTCCGCCAGATTGATCCCGAAGGAAGCCTCATTCACGTGTCCCGACTGAATGACTCCCACAAACTTGTTCCGATGTCACTGGTGGTCAAGCGCAACCGCTTCTGGTTCTGGCAGAAGCCCAAATACCAACCGACAGATTTTAAACTCAGTGACTTGCTGCAGGGGGATAAGGCGCTCAGTCCTG TTGTTTCCGAGACAGAATTTCTGACCTACCAGGGGACGTATGGGGACAAGCTCAGTGGAAAGTTGGACACAGAGGTTGGTGTTGCCAGCGTGACAGTGGAGGGGCAGGGCTCATCTAAGCTCCATTCATCATTTGGAAAGCTGAAGAAAGAGGAACTAGAAGTGAAGAAGCTGCTTCTGGACTCTAAAGATAG GTTGGTGGACATGGGTCATGTCCTGGTGCAACAGCTTGAGAAACGAGCTGACATCCTGGCGGTGGTGAAGGAACGGATAATCACCACCATCCCCTGCTCCGTCACCGAAACAAAGCAGGACCAGTGTTCCCTTCAGGGGGTGCTGGCACTAGTGGGAACGCTGGGAAGCACTGTTAAG GTGTGTTTGAGGGACAGTAATGACATGCACATGGACTCTGATGTTTCTTTGGAGATCCCGCCCGGCACCGTCATTGCTTACAGCATCCTGGAGCTGGAGATTAAGAAAGATGGGCATTATG ATTTATGCCTGCAGCCTGGTGCTATAGGTGGTTTTGAGGGAGACTCAGGAACATCTTCGCCATCCTATGATGCCTTTAACTATGTCCATCAGGTGGATGGACTTGAGTGGAATGAGCAGGAGCTTCCGGAAAAAAtctcattaaaggcactgcaaaaTG TTGCAGAGTCGCCGGAGATGGATCTGTCTCTTCTGGCAGAGCTTCCCGAGTCCACTCGGTCTGATTTGTTCCAGAAACTCAAAGAGACTATGAGAGACCGAGTGACTCTGTCTTATGTTGAATATGAG CTGGAGGAGTGGTGCAGGGGCAAAGCGTTTGATATGACAAACCAGGAGGACCTGTCGGTGAGTCAGAAAACAACAGCATCTGCCGTGTTGGACCTACTCCATCCCATCGCAAACAGTGACAATGAAAAGGGCGAATCTGGTGTCCCTGCATACCTGTTCTCAGCTCATCTGCTGGTCAGCGCTTTGgaag AACTGCCTGATGAAAGTCTGAGCCTCCTTAGTGAGAGTTGTCCTGAGTTTCTCGAAGCTGTTGACACACTG AGGTGCAGGTTGGAGGACAAGGACTTGGATCTCTCCATCCACTCTCTTCCAGTCATGCTGCAGGATGACCGCAACTTTGAACTGGCAAATCAGCTTCTGAGCACCACTAATGTGATGCTAAGACGGGAGACTGACAGGCTGTGGGTGGAGAAAGGAGATAAACCAGGGGTTCCTGCATTGGTCCTCTACATCAGCATCCATGGACTGTCCATACTGTGTTGTGGACAGAAGCAGTAA
- the LOC117502357 gene encoding gasdermin-E-like isoform X2 — protein MFSKATAKFVRQIDPEGSLIHVSRLNDSHKLVPMSLVVKRNRFWFWQKPKYQPTDFKLSDLLQGDKALSPVVSETEFLTYQGTYGDKLSGKLDTEVGVASVTVEGQGSSKLHSSFGKLKKEELEVKKLLLDSKDRLVDMGHVLVQQLEKRADILAVVKERIITTIPCSVTETKQDQCSLQGVLALVGTLGSTVKVCLRDSNDMHMDSDVSLEIPPGTVIAYSILELEIKKDGHYDLCLQPGAIGGFEGDSGTSSPSYDAFNYVHQVDGLEWNEQELPEKISLKALQNESPEMDLSLLAELPESTRSDLFQKLKETMRDRVTLSYVEYELEEWCRGKAFDMTNQEDLSVSQKTTASAVLDLLHPIANSDNEKGESGVPAYLFSAHLLVSALEELPDESLSLLSESCPEFLEAVDTLRCRLEDKDLDLSIHSLPVMLQDDRNFELANQLLSTTNVMLRRETDRLWVEKGDKPGVPALVLYISIHGLSILCCGQKQ, from the exons ATGTTTTCCAAAGCCACTGCTAAATTCGTCCGCCAGATTGATCCCGAAGGAAGCCTCATTCACGTGTCCCGACTGAATGACTCCCACAAACTTGTTCCGATGTCACTGGTGGTCAAGCGCAACCGCTTCTGGTTCTGGCAGAAGCCCAAATACCAACCGACAGATTTTAAACTCAGTGACTTGCTGCAGGGGGATAAGGCGCTCAGTCCTG TTGTTTCCGAGACAGAATTTCTGACCTACCAGGGGACGTATGGGGACAAGCTCAGTGGAAAGTTGGACACAGAGGTTGGTGTTGCCAGCGTGACAGTGGAGGGGCAGGGCTCATCTAAGCTCCATTCATCATTTGGAAAGCTGAAGAAAGAGGAACTAGAAGTGAAGAAGCTGCTTCTGGACTCTAAAGATAG GTTGGTGGACATGGGTCATGTCCTGGTGCAACAGCTTGAGAAACGAGCTGACATCCTGGCGGTGGTGAAGGAACGGATAATCACCACCATCCCCTGCTCCGTCACCGAAACAAAGCAGGACCAGTGTTCCCTTCAGGGGGTGCTGGCACTAGTGGGAACGCTGGGAAGCACTGTTAAG GTGTGTTTGAGGGACAGTAATGACATGCACATGGACTCTGATGTTTCTTTGGAGATCCCGCCCGGCACCGTCATTGCTTACAGCATCCTGGAGCTGGAGATTAAGAAAGATGGGCATTATG ATTTATGCCTGCAGCCTGGTGCTATAGGTGGTTTTGAGGGAGACTCAGGAACATCTTCGCCATCCTATGATGCCTTTAACTATGTCCATCAGGTGGATGGACTTGAGTGGAATGAGCAGGAGCTTCCGGAAAAAAtctcattaaaggcactgcaaaaTG AGTCGCCGGAGATGGATCTGTCTCTTCTGGCAGAGCTTCCCGAGTCCACTCGGTCTGATTTGTTCCAGAAACTCAAAGAGACTATGAGAGACCGAGTGACTCTGTCTTATGTTGAATATGAG CTGGAGGAGTGGTGCAGGGGCAAAGCGTTTGATATGACAAACCAGGAGGACCTGTCGGTGAGTCAGAAAACAACAGCATCTGCCGTGTTGGACCTACTCCATCCCATCGCAAACAGTGACAATGAAAAGGGCGAATCTGGTGTCCCTGCATACCTGTTCTCAGCTCATCTGCTGGTCAGCGCTTTGgaag AACTGCCTGATGAAAGTCTGAGCCTCCTTAGTGAGAGTTGTCCTGAGTTTCTCGAAGCTGTTGACACACTG AGGTGCAGGTTGGAGGACAAGGACTTGGATCTCTCCATCCACTCTCTTCCAGTCATGCTGCAGGATGACCGCAACTTTGAACTGGCAAATCAGCTTCTGAGCACCACTAATGTGATGCTAAGACGGGAGACTGACAGGCTGTGGGTGGAGAAAGGAGATAAACCAGGGGTTCCTGCATTGGTCCTCTACATCAGCATCCATGGACTGTCCATACTGTGTTGTGGACAGAAGCAGTAA
- the nup42 gene encoding nucleoporin NUP42: MTVCSYFLQGRCRYGEKCWNEHPRDGRGGGGEGYSNSYSESAPRRSREGFGNRVWVNPNQRSGRGFIQPPAFPSHNDDSWNRSSQRGDVKSSEFSFSTQNRFSSLSGATSYDKGGRGGAEDKDDEKLLETVQLDMESWESSGQWGFSCYAFMKTLVSGFSDVSPEELRLEFYLSRVTGDLQSYFNGVNQLLTQWRSRVQELKVMSPPTRIALLKELHNTVSQGSSNSFGSTAATGFGSSTSSFGAAGFGAPAQVQANSFSFKPSRAGFDSAAAPASSSGFAGVTSSSAPFSGFGSSAAPSAVPSASTFSFASPATAGPVFPSGSSATAGSAFCSASEFSFSSASNKVGFGGGFWAEAPVAAGSSSVFGQSSGGFGSAVAAGAGTAAGTPGELYSLQSALTAEEVSEFKAKQFTVGQIPHKPPPSDILMVN; this comes from the exons ATGACAGTTTGCAGTTATTTTTTGCAAGGCCGCTGCCGGTATGGCGAAAAATGTTGGAATGAGCATCCGAGAGacggcagaggaggaggaggtgaaggATACAGCAACAGCTACAGTGAGTCTGCTCCGCGGCGGAGCAGAGAAG GGTTTGGAAACAGAGTTTGGGTGAATCCAAATCAGCGATCAGGAAGAGGTTTTATCCAGCCTCCAGCCTTCCCATCTCATAACGATGACAGTTGGAATCGCAGCAGCCAAAGAGGAGATGTGAAGAGCTCCGAATTCAGCTTTTCTACTCAGAATCGATTTTCATCACTCAGCGGTGCCACGTCTTACGATAAAGGTGGCAGAGGAGGAGCTGAAGATAAAGACGATGAGAAACTCCT CGAAACTGTTCAGTTGGACATGGAGAGCTGGGAGAGTTCAGGGCAGTGGGGCTTCTCTTGTTACGCCTTCATGAAGACACTGGTGTCAG GCTTCTCAGATGTCTCTCCAGAAGAACTCCGGTTGGAGTTTTACTTGTCGAGAGTGACAGGAGATCTGCAGAGCTAT TTCAATGGCGTCAATCAGCTCCTGACCCAGTGGAGAAGCAGAGTACAGGAACTAAAGGTTATGAGCCCTCCTACCCGCATTGCGTTG CTGAAAGAATTACACAACACGGTGTCTCAGGGTTCTTCAAACAGCTTTGGTTCAACAGCAGCCACTGGATTTGGTTCTTCGACATCCAGCTTTGGAGCAGCAG GCTTTGGAGCTCCAGCTCAAGTCCAAGCCAACAGTTTCAGCTTCAAGCCTTCAAGAGCTGGATTCGATTCTGCGGCGGCACCAGCTTCCTCCTCAGGGTTTGCTGGAGTCACGTCATCTTCAGCACCTTTTTCTGGCTTTGGTTCTTCCGCTGCCCCCTCAGCTGTTCCTTCGGCATCGACATTCTCTTTCGCTTCTCCGGCCACTGCAGGGCCTGTGTTCCCGTCCGGCTCATCAGCCACTGCGGGGTCTGCGTTTTGCTCTGCTTCAGAGTTTAGTTTCTCCTCAGCATCGAACAAAGTGGGATTCGGGGGTGGTTTTTGGGCTGAAGCGCCCGTCGCAGCAGGGAGCAGCAGTGTATTTGGACAGTCAAGTGGAGGATTTGGAAGTGCTGTTGCAGCTGGAGCAGGAACTGCCGCAGGAACTCCAGGGGAGTTGTATTCCCTCCAAAGTGCACTGACTGCAGAAGAAGTGAGCGAGTTCAAAGCTAAACAGTTCACTGTGGGACAGATcccgcacaaacctccaccatctGACATACTGATGGTGAATTGA